A genome region from Halichondria panicea chromosome 15, odHalPani1.1, whole genome shotgun sequence includes the following:
- the LOC135349451 gene encoding cysteine-rich PDZ-binding protein-like, giving the protein MVCKKCERKLGRVICPDPWKSGARNTVESGGRSVGENKALTGKRARFTPYTTKFEKCRICKQVVHQAGSHYCQGCAYKKGICAMCGKEILDTKNYKQSSV; this is encoded by the exons ATGGTTTGTAAGAAAT GTGAAAGGAAGTTGGGTCGTGTGATATGTCCTGACCCCTGGAAGAGTGGTGCAAGAAACACTGTGG AAAGTGGTGGACGTTCTGTAGGAGAAAACAAGGCACTCACTGGAAAGAGAGCTAG ATTCACACCATACACAACAAAGTTTGAAAAGTGTCGGATATGCAAGCAAGTTGTCCACCAAGCTGGGAGCCACTACTGTCAGGGATGTGCATACAAGAAGGGTATTTGTGCCATGTGCGGAAAAGAAATATTGGACACCAAGAACTACAAACAAAGTAGTGTTTAG
- the LOC135349449 gene encoding trafficking protein particle complex subunit 6b-like — protein MSTVTINPDVSQCVFEFLHAEVVDYFLEQQSSDKCSQPEVIEKLERLGHRVGESLVERTSRDSPRFRTELDAVVFICKHFWSLAFNKPIDNLKTNHQDTYVLHDYNFRLLTHMSHSEQYKDKAPLYLAFSCGLVSGALTNLGIRCQVSAEALQMPACIFQVKVLS, from the exons ATGTCCACAGTTACTATAAATCCAGATGTGAGTCAGTGTGTGTTTGAGTTTCTACATGCTGAGGTGGTGGATTACTTCCTGGAGCAACAGTCTTCAGACAAG TGCTCCCAGCCTGAGGTCATAGAGAAGTTGGAGAGGCTGGGGCATCGTGTGGGGGAGAGCCTGGTGGAGAGAACGTCTCGAGACTCACCTCGATTTAGGACAGAGCTAGACGCTGTAGTGTTTATCTGTAAGCATTTCTGGTCCCTGGCGTTTAACAAGCCGATCGACAACTTGAAAACTAACCATCAG GACACCTATGTCTTGCATGACTACAACTTTCGTCTTCTAACACATATGTCTCATTCAGAACAGTACAAAGATAAGGCTCCACTG TATTTAGCGTTCAGTTGTGGACTGGTGAGTGGTGCGTTGACCAACCTTGGTATTCGATGTCAAGTGTCTGCAGAGGCTTTGCAAATGCCTGCAT GTATTTTCCAAGTCAAAGTACTGTCATAA